The genomic segment AGGCATGATAGTTCATCTAGAAAAAACATCTCTTTAGCATGCTCAGTCAAAAACATCTTGTAAGTGGCGAATCCCAAATGATAAGATTTGTAGCAAAAATGGAATGGAGCATGAAATGATGAATTGTGTGTTTTTGGCTTCTACACTTTTGTTTCACTACATCAACGTTCCCGTCACCAATATGAGAGAACTTCCGAAGGACACGTCTGAAATTGTTTCTCAGGCATATTTCTCAGAGCAAGTGAATGTGATTGAAGAAAACCTTGATTGGACAAAAGTAGAAACAACAATAGATCATTACCAAGGCTGGGTCAAGAGTAATCAGCTTTGTCACGAGCAAAACAATTTTTATGAAAATTCTTGTGCAACTGCAAAGGTCAATCGTTGTATGGCGCATCTTTATCATGTACCCGATACGATCTACGGTCCTATATTGACAATCCCATTTGAAAGTGTCTTAAAAGTTATCGATCTCGGAAATGACAACAATAGCCGGTGGGTTAAGGTTCTTATGTTTGATGAGCGCGAGGCATTTATTCAACGTGGCGACATTATCTTAAATCAGGCTGTCATTAGTCGTGATCAGATTGTGCCATTTAGCCTCCAATTTTTAGGATTGCCTTATACATGGGGAGGTCGTTCTAGCTTCGGATACGACTGTTCTGGCTTTGTTCAAATGTTATATCGTCAAATGGG from the Neochlamydia sp. AcF84 genome contains:
- a CDS encoding C40 family peptidase, producing MMNCVFLASTLLFHYINVPVTNMRELPKDTSEIVSQAYFSEQVNVIEENLDWTKVETTIDHYQGWVKSNQLCHEQNNFYENSCATAKVNRCMAHLYHVPDTIYGPILTIPFESVLKVIDLGNDNNSRWVKVLMFDEREAFIQRGDIILNQAVISRDQIVPFSLQFLGLPYTWGGRSSFGYDCSGFVQMLYRQMGVYLPRDAKDQVKWEGLAPIEINDMLPSDLIFFGLSEDKIRHVGMYIGSGQFIHATVAENAPYIHISSLSDPEWNGSGKWIYRTARTLRKKNNA